CCGCGGGCGCAGACGGTGCGCTGTGGTTCACCGAAGGTGGCTCGCACCGCATTGGACGTATCGACCCGATAACCACCGCCATCGAGGAATTCACACCCTCGACCTCGACAAGCCAGGTCGGCGCGATCACCAGCGGTCCCGACCACAACATCTGGTTCATCGAGCAGGGAGCGTTGGCGCGGCTCAACATCAGAACCCATGTGATCTCCGAGTTCCCGCTGCCCAGCCCTGCATTCAGCCTGGCACTGGCGGTCGGACCCGATCGCAACCTCTGGTTCACCGAGCCGGACAACAACCGCATCGTGCGCTTCCACCCGTCGCGCCACATCTCGTCGCGCTCCTTCACCCAGATCACAGTGCCCTCCTCGACGACGGGCCCCTCGGGGCTGGTCGCAGGACCCGACGGAGGCGTGTGGTTCAGCGAGTCCTCGGGCACGAGCATCGGTGCCGAGTTTCCCTCCGGCACCGCAAATGGCCACTCGCAGGCGATCACCGTCGGTCCCGACAAGAAGCTGTGGTTCGCCAGCGAGTTTGGCTCCCAGTTTGGTGAGATCGACCCTGCGACCCACGCGGTTGCTGAGTACCCGCCCGTCATCCCTCACGGTCCGACTGACGTAGCCGTGGGCGCTGATCACAACCTGTGGATCACCGAGAACGGCCACTCATTTTCACCGGCCTTCCGTTATCCCGACAAGATCGCACGCCTCGACCTGCGCACACACGCGCTCACCGAATTCCCCGTCCCTACCGCCGATGGCCAGGTGGACGCGATCACCAGCGGGCCTGACGGCAAGCTCTGGTTCACCGAGACCGCTTCCGGCCGTGTCGGCGTCATCGACCCCGTGTCCGGGTCCATCCGCGAGTTCACGCTGCCATCAGCGAACGCGCATCCCGAAGACATCGCCGTAGGCGGCGATGGACGCCTGTGGTTCACCGATGCTGGCGCGGCCAAGATCGGCGCGATCGACCCCGCGACCGATGTGATCACCGAGATCGCCATACCCGCGGCGGACTCAGTCCCCACGAGCATCGCGGCAGGGCCGGGTGGTCGGCTCTGGTTCACCGACCGGGCCGAAGCGGTCCTCGGGAGGGTCAACCCGATCTCGGGTGTGATCAAGCTGTTCCCGATCCCGAGCGGCCACCGTGGCGGGGACATCGCGTTCGGCCCAGACGGCAACATGTGGTTTACCGAGAACTTCCCGCTCAAGGGCATCGCCAAGATTGACGTGGTGACCAAGACGGTCACTGAGGTCTCGCTGGGGCCGGGATACCGCGCCCCGGTCGGACTCGGCGTGGGCCCCGACCGGGCGCTGTGGTTCACCGAGAGCACCCCGTACGGCAAGGTCGCTCGGATGGATCCGGTGAGCCATGCGATCGAAGAGTTCGCGGTGCCGTCGGGGGACTCGGATTGCCCCGGCATCGTGGCCGGACCCGATGGGAACCTCTGGTTCACGGAGTTCGGTGCCTGGCGGGTCGCCAGAGTTGTGCTCGCTGGGCGCACACCCTCAGGGTTCGCGAGCGGATGACCGAAGGGGCGCTCGTGCTCTCGCCGAGACAGCTGTGCGCGTGAGCGAGGGAGCGGCGCACAACCCGGCGGTCCGGGGCTTCCCGGTTGACCAGTACTCCGTTCTTCCAGACGGACGGGTAGAGCGCTCGACCGAGAACTGGGAGATAATCTGTCCGCAATGTGGTGATGACGGCCGACCTCGGGCGGAGCTTCCGAGTCGCGAGTACTGGTCCTTGAACCTTCGGAAGCTTCGCGGGCCACACAGCAAGCAGGCGATGGCAATCGGAATCGCTGAGGCTCATGTACGAGAGACCTCGGCACACGAGTAGCGCCTCGCGCGGCCACGGGATGCAATCGCCATCGCTTAGCAGTCACACCGTTTGCATCGTCGCGCCCGAACTACGGCTCGGCGTTGCTGCTATTCACACCGCACAAGTAGCGTCGTCCGCGCCGGGAACGCGCGGGGTAACCGCCCGAGCCGCACAACAAGGTTTGGTGGAGTTGATCGCGCGGCTTTCAAACTCCTCTATTCACCTGAATGCGCCGAACTGACAAACATGGCGACCGCCGGAACGCTGTACTGAGCTCTTCCGACCGCTAGCCCTGAGCGGTCTGGACTGATCCGAGAAAGCGTTGCGTCTAGGGTTCGCCAGATGCGAGCCAAGCTGGGGCCGCTGGCGGTCGGCACATCAGTGTTTCTCGGGATCGCGTATTGGGACTATTGGCTGCGGGTTCGCGGCATCCACAACAGCTACCTCCTCCGCCAGTATGAGCGCATCATCGATGGGTCCGCCCCGGCGCCGGACCAATACAGGCCATTGGTGCCGAAGATGGCTCAACTCGTCTCCCATGCCATGTCGTTGGAGACGGCCATCGGCGCCGTCGAGAGCGGTGTCGGCGTCTGTGCAGCGATCGCGTTGTTCGTCTTTGCCCAGCGCCGTCGCGTCGGGCCGATCGGTTATGTTCTGGCTTGCTTCGCTTGCGGGTGGTGGGCGCTCAGCCTCGCCTTCTATCCCCGCCCGGAGCCGCTCGCGGCTCTGCTCGCGGTCACGATCGTTGCGGTAGGGGCAACGCTCGACGGCTGGCGACGGCGGAGCGTGCTCGCGTTCGGTGCGCTCTTGCTGATTGGGACGCGCACGGACGTATTGTTCGCGTTCGGCGTTGGCTTCGCGTTCGTCGGGCTACGTCACCGAAGATGGCTCGTCGAAGGTCTCGCTCTCGGCACTGTTGCTGCGGCTGCCACCGACATATGGGTGCGCGTGTACCCGGATGCCGGGTATCTGAAGGGGTCTGGACTGCTGAAACTGAGCGACAACCTCAACGTGCAGAGCATCGCCGCGCCGGTCGTGATGTTCTTGCCTCTGTCGCTGGTCGTCGTCGGTGCGTGGCGTCGCGGATGGCCACCAGATCCCCTTGCCTCTGCCCTCGGCGTCGCGTTGGCCTTCCACGTCGGCCTGAGTCTGTTCATCGCTGAGATTCAAGAGACGAGAGTGTGGTTCCCGTGGATTGGAATCGCAGCGGTCGTCGCCTACGACGCGTGGACCTCCAGTGAGCGCGCCGAGTCTTCCCGTTCGCTCCGGTAGCGAGGAGCCAGGCATGAGAGGTCCGGGGTTCGAAAGAGAACACTCGGTCGGGACGTAGTGTCAGAACCTGTTGAGTCATGGTCGTCATACGTGCGGTTCTGACTGTCGTTGGGACGCTCGCCGTCATCCTGGGAGCGGGTATCGGGTGGGCCGAGGCAGGCGTTCAGGCTGTGGCGAACGGCCTGGCGCGGATCGTCGAGAACCGCGCGTAGCACGTGCTCGCCCCGCGCCCCGAACTGCCTATCCGCGCTGTGGAACGGGCGCAGGATTCGCCTCGTACCTTTGACTATCGGGGTTCGTCATTTCTCTGCCAGTCCGAGCGTTCAAGGCGGTACGTGCCGTCTTCGCGGGCACGGAACCCGAGCCGCTCCAGCGCACGCAGTGACGCAATGTTGTCGGGATCGGCTCGTGCAACGATCTCCTCATAACCGCGCCTCTCGAAGCCGTCGTTGATGACCGCCCGTACGGCCTCCGCCCCGATGCCCATCCCATGGACCGAGGGGGCGAGGAGACAGGCAAGTTGCTCGCCGAGGAAGACCGACCCGACGACGCGTTCGTTGAGCTCGACCACCCAGGCGCCATCGACGCCGACATTGTTCGTCACGAACTCCGCCGGGTAGGGATGATCACCGAGGAAACGGCGGTATGCCCTAGCCAGAGCGAAGGCCTCGAACGCGGCGACATCGTCGGACCGGAAAGGCCGCAGCGTCAGCCTGCGGGTTCGCAATTGCACACGCTCATGATGCCGCGCCCCTCTTTCCCAACACCTGCGAACGACGACCCGGACGAACAATCGAGCCCAATCCCGCAGCGCCATATCTGCCGCTCGGCGCTGGCGGATCGGGCACTATGTCGCGATGCCTCCACGGAGCAAGATGCGCTCTTGAGCAGGCGGATGACGTTCGAGGGGCGTACGAGTCCCGACGATTGGCTCGACCTGGCGCAGACCTGGCGGGAGGAAGGTCGGTTCCGGGATGCATTGCGGGCCCATCGTTGGTATCACGCGCACGCACTGGAGGCTGACGGGGCGCACTAGGCGTACGGCTTTCGTTCGCACTCGCCTACTGGGCGGAGCTAGGGCAACAGGACTCGGCCGCCCGTCGGGCGCTGCTCGGGGTTCGTGCAAGGGCTGCGCGGGCGGCGTTTGGACCGCCGATCGATTCGGAACGGTTCGGAGAAGCCCTGGCGATCGACCGTGCGCTGGGCGACGACGAGGCCGCCTACCGCCTGATCTTGGCGGTGGAGGAGCGGCATCCGGATCTCGGCGCGTATGT
This genomic window from Actinomycetota bacterium contains:
- a CDS encoding GNAT family N-acetyltransferase gives rise to the protein MALRDWARLFVRVVVRRCWERGARHHERVQLRTRRLTLRPFRSDDVAAFEAFALARAYRRFLGDHPYPAEFVTNNVGVDGAWVVELNERVVGSVFLGEQLACLLAPSVHGMGIGAEAVRAVINDGFERRGYEEIVARADPDNIASLRALERLGFRAREDGTYRLERSDWQRNDEPR